The following proteins are co-located in the Agromyces laixinhei genome:
- a CDS encoding ABC transporter ATP-binding protein — protein sequence MLGKILVRYLKPYKWLLLGVLVFQFASAIATFNLPSLNASIIDEGVAKGDTAFIWSTGSLMLVISLGQITASIIATFFAAKAAMKAGRDIRDDVFERVSTFSEREVSVFGPGSLITRNTNDVQQVQMLAMMGATFLVTAPILAIGGIIMALQQDVGLSWIIAVAVPTLLIVAVLIIGRMVPLFRSYQAKLDNVNRIMREQLTGIRVVRAFVREPIEEERFRGANTDILVVGRKVGSLFVLLFPLFMLILNVTVVGVVWFGAIEVDAGTVQIGTLFAFMQYVMLILTGVLMASFMTMMIPRAAVSAERIGEVLDSETSLVRPENAVSVFPTPGAVEFANTEFTYPGAQHPVLSGITFSAAPGETVAIVGSTGAGKTTLISLIPRLFDVTGGSVKVNGVDVREADLEHLWSTIGLVPQRPFLFTGTIATNLRFGREDATDEELWHALEIAQGRDFVEEMEGGLDAKISQGGTNVSGGQRQRLAIARAIVHNPGILVFDDSFSALDLTTDARLRQALWRELPEVTKIVVAQRVSTITDADRIIVLDDGGMVGVGTHEQLLESSTTYREIVESQLGVEAGA from the coding sequence ATGCTCGGAAAAATCCTCGTCCGCTACCTCAAACCCTACAAGTGGCTGCTGCTCGGCGTGCTGGTGTTCCAGTTCGCCTCGGCGATCGCCACGTTCAATCTGCCGAGCCTCAACGCGTCGATCATCGACGAGGGCGTCGCCAAGGGCGACACCGCGTTCATCTGGTCGACCGGCTCGCTGATGCTGGTCATCTCGCTCGGGCAGATCACCGCGTCGATCATCGCCACCTTCTTCGCAGCCAAGGCCGCGATGAAGGCCGGCCGCGACATCCGCGACGACGTGTTCGAGCGCGTCTCGACGTTCTCCGAACGCGAGGTCTCGGTCTTCGGGCCCGGTTCGCTCATCACCCGCAACACCAACGACGTGCAGCAGGTGCAGATGCTCGCGATGATGGGCGCCACGTTCCTCGTGACCGCGCCGATCCTCGCGATCGGCGGCATCATCATGGCGTTGCAGCAAGACGTCGGGTTGTCGTGGATCATCGCCGTCGCGGTGCCCACGCTGCTCATCGTCGCGGTGCTCATCATCGGCCGCATGGTGCCGCTGTTCCGCAGCTACCAGGCGAAGCTCGACAACGTGAACCGCATCATGCGCGAGCAGCTCACCGGCATCCGCGTGGTGCGGGCGTTCGTGCGCGAGCCGATCGAAGAGGAGCGCTTCCGCGGCGCGAACACCGACATCCTCGTCGTCGGCCGCAAGGTCGGTTCGCTCTTCGTGCTGCTCTTCCCGCTCTTCATGCTGATCCTGAACGTCACCGTCGTCGGCGTCGTCTGGTTCGGCGCGATCGAGGTCGATGCGGGCACCGTGCAGATCGGCACCCTGTTCGCGTTCATGCAGTACGTCATGCTCATCCTCACCGGCGTGCTCATGGCGAGCTTCATGACGATGATGATTCCGCGTGCGGCGGTGTCGGCCGAGCGCATCGGCGAAGTGCTCGATTCAGAGACCTCGCTCGTTCGGCCCGAGAACGCGGTGAGCGTGTTCCCGACGCCAGGCGCGGTCGAGTTCGCGAACACCGAGTTCACCTACCCCGGTGCGCAGCACCCGGTGCTGAGCGGCATCACCTTCTCGGCGGCACCGGGTGAGACCGTGGCGATCGTCGGGTCCACGGGCGCCGGAAAGACGACGCTCATCTCGCTGATCCCCCGTCTCTTCGACGTCACCGGCGGCTCCGTCAAGGTCAACGGCGTCGACGTGCGCGAGGCCGACCTCGAGCACCTGTGGTCGACGATCGGCCTCGTACCCCAGCGGCCGTTCCTCTTCACGGGCACCATCGCGACCAACCTGCGGTTCGGGCGCGAAGACGCCACCGACGAAGAGCTGTGGCACGCGCTCGAGATCGCACAGGGCCGCGACTTCGTCGAGGAGATGGAAGGCGGCCTCGACGCGAAGATCTCGCAGGGCGGCACCAACGTGTCGGGCGGCCAGCGCCAGCGGCTCGCGATCGCCCGCGCGATCGTGCACAACCCCGGCATCCTCGTCTTCGACGACTCGTTCTCGGCGCTCGACCTCACCACCGACGCAAGACTCAGACAAGCACTCTGGAGGGAGTTGCCGGAAGTGACGAAGATCGTCGTCGCGCAACGGGTGTCCACCATCACCGACGCCGACCGCATCATCGTGCTCGATGACGGCGGAATGGTCGGGGTCGGCACGCACGAGCAGCTGCTCGAGTCGTCGACCACCTACCGCGAGATCGTCGAAAGCCAGCTCGGAGTGGAGGCCGGCGCATGA
- a CDS encoding acyl-CoA dehydrogenase family protein yields the protein MISTHEVENQVPAREGVDEYTSNAPLVEAVARWGRGGAEASARSLADVGGLVGSAAFQRDADRANTHPPVLQAFDRWGRRVDEVEYDDAYHRVLGAAVAAGAHTSAAAAPGPGANVDRAAAFLLFAQVEPGHACPISMTHAAVPTLELAASGLQSEWMPRLLSRSYDPALGGGGGGGAAPPKSSALIGMAMTEKQGGSDVQANTTRAERRGGGSGGGSGGGPGSWGAEYGLTGHKWFASAPMSDAFFVLARAQHGLSCFFVPRVLPDGSRNVFRIQRLKDKLGNRSNASSEIELDGTTGWLVGEEGRGVAAIVQMVTRTRLDCVIGSSAGMRQAVAEAAWHVRHRRAFGALLVDQPAMAAVVADLALESEAATLTSMRLARAYDVDADDAEQAFRRLATAVSKYWVCKRGAGHAAEALECLGGNGYTEAFPLARRYREQPLLAIWEGSGNVIALDVLRVLAREPQAFEAFFAEVGAAAGASGVFDEALAAAVALVRETSTMSPDAAASVARELTERLALVLQGSLMLRYSPAPVAEAFVRSRLGGEGGAQYGVLPRGVDVGAILARA from the coding sequence ATGATCAGCACGCACGAGGTCGAGAACCAGGTTCCGGCGCGCGAGGGCGTCGACGAGTACACGTCGAACGCGCCGCTCGTCGAGGCGGTCGCGCGATGGGGGCGCGGCGGCGCCGAGGCATCCGCTCGCTCGCTCGCCGACGTCGGCGGGCTCGTGGGCTCGGCCGCATTCCAGCGCGACGCCGATCGGGCGAACACGCATCCGCCGGTGCTGCAGGCGTTCGACCGGTGGGGCCGGCGCGTCGACGAGGTCGAGTACGACGACGCGTATCACCGGGTCCTCGGGGCGGCGGTCGCGGCGGGTGCGCACACGAGTGCCGCCGCTGCGCCCGGGCCCGGAGCGAACGTCGATCGGGCGGCGGCGTTCCTGCTCTTCGCGCAGGTCGAACCGGGGCACGCCTGCCCGATCTCGATGACGCATGCGGCGGTGCCGACACTCGAGCTCGCGGCATCCGGTCTGCAGAGCGAATGGATGCCGCGACTGCTGAGCCGCTCGTACGACCCTGCGCTCGGCGGTGGCGGTGGCGGCGGCGCCGCGCCTCCGAAGTCGTCGGCGCTCATCGGCATGGCGATGACCGAGAAGCAGGGCGGTTCCGACGTGCAGGCCAACACGACGCGCGCGGAGCGGCGCGGCGGCGGCTCGGGTGGCGGCTCCGGCGGCGGCCCCGGATCGTGGGGCGCCGAGTACGGACTGACCGGGCACAAGTGGTTCGCCAGCGCGCCGATGAGCGACGCGTTCTTCGTGCTCGCGCGGGCGCAGCACGGGCTCAGCTGCTTCTTCGTGCCGCGGGTGCTGCCCGACGGCTCGCGCAACGTGTTCCGCATCCAGCGGCTGAAGGACAAGCTCGGCAACCGGTCCAACGCCTCGAGCGAGATCGAGCTCGACGGAACGACGGGCTGGCTCGTCGGCGAAGAGGGTCGCGGGGTCGCGGCGATCGTGCAGATGGTCACGCGCACGCGGCTCGACTGCGTGATCGGCTCGTCGGCGGGCATGCGGCAGGCGGTCGCTGAAGCCGCGTGGCATGTGCGGCACCGGCGTGCGTTCGGCGCACTGCTCGTCGACCAGCCGGCGATGGCCGCGGTCGTGGCCGACCTGGCGCTCGAGTCGGAGGCGGCAACGCTCACGTCGATGCGGCTCGCGCGTGCCTACGACGTCGATGCGGATGACGCGGAGCAGGCGTTCCGGCGACTGGCGACGGCGGTCTCGAAGTACTGGGTGTGCAAGCGCGGCGCGGGGCACGCGGCCGAAGCGCTCGAGTGCCTCGGCGGCAACGGATACACCGAGGCGTTTCCGCTCGCCCGGCGGTACCGCGAGCAGCCGCTGCTCGCCATCTGGGAGGGTTCGGGCAACGTCATCGCCCTCGACGTGCTGCGCGTGCTCGCGCGGGAACCCCAGGCGTTCGAGGCGTTCTTCGCCGAGGTGGGCGCCGCGGCCGGTGCGAGCGGCGTGTTCGACGAGGCGCTCGCGGCAGCGGTCGCCCTCGTGCGCGAGACCTCGACGATGAGCCCGGATGCCGCGGCATCCGTCGCCCGTGAACTCACCGAGCGGCTGGCGCTCGTGCTGCAGGGCTCGTTGATGCTGCGGTATTCGCCGGCGCCGGTCGCCGAGGCGTTCGTGCGCTCGCGGCTCGGAGGCGAGGGCGGTGCGCAGTACGGCGTGCTGCCTCGCGGGGTCGACGTCGGGGCGATCCTCGCGCGGGCGTGA
- a CDS encoding carboxylate-amine ligase, with amino-acid sequence MAAESTFGIEEEFVFLDRDTLRPADVAAGAFHRLAARPAWAPITHREFLASQVEHASAVFTTTEEALTSLASFRRELAEMAARLGVTIASVGSPPDAHEFPTISELPRYLHILDDMSGVIADHQIQGLHVHVGVADRDAGVRALNATRTWLPLLSAMTGNSPIWRGHDTGFESWRNVTQRRWTTTGCPPVFRDGADYDQRLGRLLGVGGMKDRAIIMWFARLSPHLPTIELRVADAQLAAWSAVLVAALYRALVACVVDDGLDRTSAVQPTAATAPGPELLNASLMHSARWGLRGNVLDPVLAELRPAAETVARSILLLTPALEAAGDLDFVNDGIARLLREGTGATRQRAAFAEQGNAGLLALYESTFAAG; translated from the coding sequence ATGGCGGCGGAATCGACCTTCGGTATCGAGGAGGAGTTCGTCTTCCTCGACCGCGACACGCTGCGACCGGCGGATGTCGCGGCCGGCGCGTTCCACCGCCTTGCGGCTCGTCCGGCGTGGGCGCCGATCACGCATCGCGAGTTCCTCGCATCGCAGGTCGAACACGCCTCAGCGGTCTTCACCACGACTGAGGAGGCGCTCACCTCGCTCGCGTCGTTCCGCCGCGAGCTCGCCGAAATGGCGGCTCGGCTCGGCGTGACGATCGCCAGCGTCGGGTCGCCGCCCGACGCACACGAGTTCCCCACCATCAGCGAACTGCCGCGGTATCTCCACATCCTCGACGACATGAGCGGAGTCATCGCCGACCATCAGATCCAGGGACTGCACGTGCACGTGGGCGTGGCCGACCGCGATGCCGGGGTGCGCGCGCTCAATGCGACACGAACCTGGCTCCCGCTCCTCTCCGCCATGACCGGCAACTCTCCCATCTGGCGCGGGCACGACACCGGGTTCGAGAGTTGGCGCAACGTCACGCAACGACGGTGGACCACGACCGGGTGCCCGCCAGTGTTCCGCGACGGCGCTGACTACGATCAGCGTCTCGGACGATTGCTCGGCGTGGGCGGCATGAAGGATCGGGCGATCATCATGTGGTTCGCGCGGCTCTCACCGCACCTGCCGACCATCGAACTGCGGGTCGCCGATGCGCAGCTCGCGGCCTGGTCGGCGGTGCTCGTCGCCGCGCTGTACCGTGCCCTCGTCGCGTGCGTGGTCGATGACGGGCTGGACCGTACCTCAGCAGTGCAGCCGACCGCCGCGACGGCGCCCGGACCGGAGTTGTTGAACGCATCCCTCATGCATTCAGCGCGCTGGGGCTTGCGCGGAAACGTACTCGATCCCGTGCTCGCCGAGCTGCGGCCTGCGGCCGAGACGGTGGCGAGAAGCATCCTCCTGCTGACGCCCGCACTCGAAGCGGCCGGCGATCTCGATTTCGTGAACGACGGCATCGCGCGGCTGTTGCGCGAGGGCACCGGGGCCACACGACAGCGCGCCGCCTTTGCGGAGCAAGGCAACGCGGGATTGCTCGCGCTCTACGAGTCGACGTTCGCGGCGGGATAG
- a CDS encoding NINE protein has product MSLEAGWYDDEADAALLRYWDGTAWSPHTAPRPADAAPNPLPAAAGASAAPSAPLTPPAPAAPAAQTPPAFDDIDESTSVRPPRSQAAPAAQAPAAFPPQPAAPAAFPPPPAAPPAASGELPSYTLPAPPGYTLQEQTTAPLPPEYGATSGPQFSYDPYRTAGRTFIATWLFAMLLGYWGADRFYLGKFGTAIAKLLTLGGLGVWVLVDLLLVLTGSQRDRDGRPLEGYDEHKRTAWIVTGALVGLGMLIGIVSSVVSLIVR; this is encoded by the coding sequence GTGTCGCTTGAGGCCGGTTGGTACGACGACGAAGCGGATGCCGCGCTGCTGCGGTATTGGGACGGCACCGCCTGGAGCCCGCACACTGCACCGAGACCAGCGGATGCCGCGCCGAACCCGCTGCCCGCTGCGGCGGGTGCGAGCGCGGCTCCGAGCGCTCCGCTGACCCCGCCCGCGCCTGCGGCGCCCGCGGCCCAGACGCCCCCGGCGTTCGACGACATCGACGAATCGACGAGCGTCCGCCCTCCCCGTTCGCAGGCTGCGCCCGCTGCTCAAGCTCCGGCCGCCTTTCCTCCGCAGCCCGCGGCACCGGCCGCCTTCCCTCCGCCGCCCGCCGCCCCTCCCGCGGCGTCCGGCGAGTTGCCGTCGTACACGCTGCCCGCCCCGCCCGGATACACCCTGCAGGAGCAGACGACGGCGCCGCTCCCGCCCGAGTACGGCGCGACATCCGGCCCGCAGTTCTCCTACGACCCATATCGCACCGCCGGCCGCACCTTCATCGCGACGTGGTTGTTCGCGATGCTGCTCGGCTACTGGGGCGCCGACCGTTTCTATCTCGGCAAGTTCGGCACCGCGATCGCGAAGCTCCTGACGCTCGGCGGACTCGGCGTCTGGGTGCTCGTCGACCTGCTGCTCGTGCTCACGGGTTCGCAGCGCGACCGCGACGGGCGCCCCCTCGAGGGATACGACGAGCACAAGCGCACCGCGTGGATCGTGACGGGCGCCCTCGTCGGCCTCGGCATGCTCATCGGCATCGTGTCGAGCGTCGTGAGCCTGATCGTGCGCTGA
- a CDS encoding sulfite exporter TauE/SafE family protein yields the protein MTSADPTAAETAGQRAGWVRLAVIGLVGGLLSGAFGVGGGIIMVPLFMMLAGMDQRRASATSLAAIVPTAIVGSITYFVNGEVELIPALFVAAGGIIGSWVGARLLRRLPLGWLRWMFIALIVAVAVRMLLFVPERAGAPLDLDALTIIGMVVLGFVVGVASGLFGIGGGLVMVPAFMLFFGMSDLAAKGTSLAVMIPTAISGTLTNARGGVVDLRAGIIAGIAATVASFGGVALAHLMSPEVSAWLFAALVVFAAAQLSVRAVRLHKKERSERVA from the coding sequence GTGACCTCTGCCGACCCGACTGCCGCCGAGACCGCCGGGCAGCGCGCCGGCTGGGTGCGCCTCGCCGTCATCGGCCTGGTCGGGGGATTGCTCTCAGGGGCGTTCGGCGTCGGCGGCGGCATCATCATGGTGCCGCTCTTCATGATGCTCGCCGGCATGGACCAGCGCCGCGCATCGGCGACCTCGCTCGCCGCGATCGTGCCCACCGCCATCGTCGGCTCGATCACGTACTTCGTGAACGGCGAGGTCGAACTGATCCCTGCGCTGTTCGTCGCCGCGGGCGGCATCATCGGCTCGTGGGTCGGCGCCAGGCTGCTGCGGCGCCTGCCGCTCGGCTGGTTGCGCTGGATGTTCATCGCCCTCATCGTCGCGGTCGCCGTGCGCATGCTGCTCTTCGTGCCCGAACGCGCGGGTGCTCCCCTCGACCTCGATGCGCTCACCATCATCGGCATGGTGGTCCTCGGGTTCGTCGTCGGCGTGGCATCCGGACTCTTCGGCATCGGCGGCGGGCTCGTCATGGTGCCCGCGTTCATGCTGTTCTTCGGCATGAGCGACCTCGCTGCCAAGGGCACGTCGCTCGCAGTGATGATTCCCACGGCGATCAGCGGCACGCTCACGAACGCCCGCGGAGGCGTGGTCGACCTGCGCGCGGGCATCATCGCGGGCATCGCGGCGACCGTCGCCTCGTTCGGCGGCGTCGCCCTTGCACACCTGATGTCACCCGAGGTGTCAGCCTGGCTGTTCGCGGCCCTCGTGGTGTTCGCCGCGGCGCAGCTCTCGGTGCGCGCCGTTCGACTGCACAAGAAGGAGAGGAGCGAACGTGTCGCTTGA
- a CDS encoding VanZ family protein, whose product MNRRPLGIVAAAYAGAVLWVTIGPAPWRTAGYQLDGGILNPEAWVSPLTWTTGYITEIAFNVAIFVPVGVLAALLISRRLWPLAMLAGLGFTTLIELVQLPEPTRVSDPRDLVMNAAGAVLGVLIVVFAREVRRAGLVAASLADPTSAALADPTSASLPDPTSASLPGTVADGAPTPEPTPTPALTTAHVDKAA is encoded by the coding sequence ATGAACCGCCGCCCCCTCGGTATCGTCGCCGCTGCGTATGCAGGCGCGGTGCTCTGGGTGACGATCGGCCCGGCACCGTGGCGCACCGCCGGGTACCAGCTCGACGGCGGCATCCTGAACCCCGAAGCCTGGGTCTCCCCGCTCACCTGGACGACCGGCTACATCACCGAGATCGCCTTCAACGTGGCGATCTTCGTGCCCGTCGGCGTGCTCGCAGCACTGCTCATCTCCCGCCGGCTCTGGCCCCTCGCCATGCTCGCCGGCCTCGGATTCACCACGCTGATCGAACTCGTGCAGTTGCCAGAGCCCACGCGCGTCTCCGACCCGCGCGACCTCGTCATGAACGCCGCAGGCGCCGTGCTCGGCGTGCTCATCGTGGTGTTCGCCCGCGAGGTGCGTCGCGCCGGCCTCGTCGCGGCCTCACTGGCCGATCCGACTTCGGCCGCGCTGGCCGATCCGACTTCGGCCTCGCTGCCCGATCCGACTTCGGCCTCGCTGCCCGGCACCGTCGCAGACGGCGCGCCGACGCCCGAGCCGACGCCCACGCCTGCGCTCACCACCGCCCACGTCGACAAGGCCGCATAG
- a CDS encoding cold-shock protein produces MATGTVKWFNAEKGFGFIAPDDGSADVFAHFSAISGNGYRSLEEGQKVEFEVAQGPKGLQAENIRGL; encoded by the coding sequence ATGGCAACCGGAACCGTCAAGTGGTTCAACGCCGAAAAGGGCTTCGGCTTCATCGCTCCCGACGACGGCTCGGCCGACGTCTTCGCGCACTTCAGCGCCATCTCGGGCAACGGCTACCGTTCGCTCGAAGAGGGCCAGAAGGTCGAATTCGAGGTCGCACAGGGCCCGAAGGGTCTGCAGGCCGAGAACATCCGCGGCCTCTAG
- a CDS encoding cold-shock protein has protein sequence MATGTVKWFNADKGFGFIAPDDGSADVFAHFSAIASGGYRSLEENQKVEFETARGPKGLQAENITVIS, from the coding sequence ATGGCAACCGGAACCGTCAAGTGGTTCAACGCCGACAAGGGCTTCGGCTTCATCGCTCCTGACGACGGCTCGGCCGACGTCTTCGCGCACTTCAGCGCGATCGCATCGGGCGGCTACCGCTCGCTCGAGGAGAACCAGAAGGTCGAATTCGAGACCGCCCGCGGCCCCAAGGGTCTGCAGGCTGAGAACATCACGGTCATTTCGTAA
- a CDS encoding zf-TFIIB domain-containing protein, with amino-acid sequence MQCPSDGTVLVMSERSGIEIDYCPTCRGVWLDRGELDKIIDRAAREFAAPAAPGAPAAPAAAAAQPPAPAYGQPAYQQPYDNRGYDNRGYDDRGYDNRGNQGYRKKKKESWLSELFD; translated from the coding sequence ATGCAGTGCCCCAGTGACGGAACCGTGCTCGTGATGAGCGAGCGCAGCGGCATCGAGATCGACTACTGCCCGACGTGTCGCGGGGTGTGGCTCGACCGGGGCGAGCTCGACAAGATCATCGATCGCGCGGCGCGGGAGTTCGCCGCACCGGCAGCGCCGGGCGCTCCGGCGGCGCCGGCCGCTGCTGCTGCCCAGCCGCCGGCCCCCGCATACGGGCAGCCGGCCTACCAGCAGCCCTACGACAACCGTGGGTACGACAACCGCGGGTACGACGACCGTGGGTACGACAACCGCGGCAACCAGGGCTACCGCAAGAAGAAGAAGGAGAGCTGGCTCTCCGAGCTCTTCGACTGA
- a CDS encoding VOC family protein: MVTLNPYLNFPGNAKEAMEFYRSVFGGELTTSTFAEGGQADDPADADKVMHGQLEAPGGLVLMGADSPSAMGDPGTGGPISVSLSGGADDDATLRGYWETLLASGSQIVPLEVAPWGDAFGMCTDRYGVTWLVNIAA; encoded by the coding sequence ATGGTCACGCTCAACCCGTACCTCAACTTCCCCGGCAACGCGAAGGAGGCGATGGAGTTCTACCGGTCGGTGTTCGGCGGCGAACTCACGACGAGCACCTTCGCCGAGGGCGGCCAGGCCGACGACCCCGCCGATGCCGACAAGGTCATGCACGGCCAACTCGAGGCGCCGGGCGGACTCGTGCTGATGGGCGCCGACTCCCCGAGCGCGATGGGAGACCCCGGCACGGGCGGGCCGATCTCGGTCTCACTCTCTGGCGGAGCCGACGACGATGCCACCCTTCGCGGGTACTGGGAGACGCTCCTCGCGAGCGGCTCGCAGATCGTGCCACTCGAGGTCGCCCCGTGGGGCGACGCGTTCGGCATGTGCACCGATCGCTACGGCGTCACGTGGCTCGTCAACATCGCCGCCTGA
- a CDS encoding ArsR/SmtB family transcription factor, producing MILDPSADDRLDRAFMALADPVRRGIIARLSRGPATVNELAEPFAITKQAVSKHIQVLEHAGLVTRTRDAQRRPVHLDAAQLEALTAWIDRYRLIHEQQFRSLDALLAEDRTEDAGTTTGRTREETPS from the coding sequence ATGATTCTCGATCCGAGCGCAGATGACCGCCTCGACCGCGCCTTCATGGCGCTGGCCGACCCGGTGCGCCGCGGCATCATCGCCCGCCTGAGCCGGGGGCCGGCCACGGTCAATGAGCTCGCAGAACCGTTCGCGATCACCAAGCAGGCCGTCTCGAAGCACATCCAGGTGCTCGAGCACGCGGGGCTCGTCACGAGAACACGCGACGCGCAGCGCCGACCCGTGCACCTCGACGCGGCCCAGCTCGAAGCCCTCACCGCGTGGATCGACCGATACCGGCTGATCCACGAGCAGCAGTTCCGTTCGTTGGACGCGCTGCTCGCCGAAGACCGTACCGAAGATGCCGGCACCACGACCGGCCGCACACGAGAAGAGACCCCATCATGA
- a CDS encoding SRPBCC family protein, with protein sequence MTNPVTITAPEGLPFVEIEREFDASVAAVFNAHRDPDLVTRWLGPNGYEMRVDRWDFVPQGGYRYLHIDPDGEEYAFNGTFHSVRENEFAVQTFEYEGFPDVVAIESIAFEDLGNGRTLLRIHSTYPSLEARDGMIQSNMEQGVREGYERLDGVLAA encoded by the coding sequence ATGACGAACCCCGTCACCATCACCGCCCCCGAAGGCCTGCCCTTCGTCGAGATCGAGCGCGAGTTCGATGCATCCGTCGCCGCCGTCTTCAACGCGCACCGCGACCCCGACCTCGTCACGCGCTGGCTCGGCCCGAACGGCTATGAGATGCGCGTCGACCGGTGGGACTTCGTGCCGCAGGGCGGCTACCGCTACCTGCACATCGACCCCGACGGTGAGGAGTACGCCTTCAACGGCACCTTCCACTCGGTGCGCGAGAACGAGTTCGCCGTGCAGACCTTCGAGTACGAGGGCTTCCCCGACGTCGTCGCCATCGAGTCGATCGCGTTCGAAGACCTCGGCAACGGGCGCACGCTCCTGCGCATCCACTCGACCTACCCGAGTCTCGAGGCCCGCGACGGCATGATCCAGAGCAACATGGAGCAGGGCGTCCGCGAGGGCTACGAGCGACTCGACGGTGTGCTCGCCGCCTGA
- a CDS encoding VOC family protein: MDWTLEVVIVPVSDLDRSIAFYRDQVGFDLDHDTENERMHVAQLTPRGSGCSIVIGSLPSQNEMAPGSLHGVQLVVADAAAARDELISRGVEASEITVFDERDGGTFFGFADPDGNTWAVQQIAARAAEPLIPRVAQPAV, from the coding sequence ATGGACTGGACCCTGGAAGTCGTCATCGTGCCGGTGAGCGACCTCGATCGATCGATCGCGTTCTATCGCGACCAAGTCGGTTTCGACCTCGACCACGACACCGAGAACGAGCGCATGCACGTCGCGCAACTCACCCCCCGCGGCTCCGGCTGCTCGATCGTCATCGGCTCGCTGCCGTCGCAGAACGAGATGGCACCGGGCTCCCTGCACGGCGTGCAGCTCGTCGTCGCCGACGCTGCGGCAGCTCGTGACGAACTGATCTCGCGCGGCGTCGAGGCGAGCGAGATCACCGTCTTCGACGAGCGCGACGGTGGCACCTTCTTCGGCTTCGCCGACCCCGACGGCAACACCTGGGCCGTGCAGCAGATCGCGGCACGCGCCGCCGAGCCGCTCATTCCGCGCGTCGCGCAACCGGCTGTCTGA
- a CDS encoding GyrI-like domain-containing protein: MAEKYDVKRELPSYTAPRGRFEIIEVPEHAYCMVDGHGNPNTAPEYAAAVAALYAVSYAAKFQSKRELDRDYVVGPLEGLWSADDPAAFVTREKSAWSWTMMIWQPDWLTPELVAEAIARAMAKAPAAGHVRFERLAEGSSVQTLHVGPYDDEGPTLARLHHEFMPEHGLRFNGRHHEVYLGDPRRAAPEKLRTILRQPVARRAE, translated from the coding sequence ATGGCTGAGAAGTACGACGTGAAACGCGAGCTGCCCTCGTACACCGCGCCGCGCGGCCGGTTCGAGATCATCGAGGTGCCCGAGCACGCGTACTGCATGGTCGACGGGCACGGCAACCCCAACACCGCCCCCGAGTACGCAGCAGCGGTTGCGGCGCTCTACGCCGTCTCGTACGCCGCCAAGTTCCAGAGCAAGCGCGAGCTCGACCGCGACTACGTCGTCGGGCCGCTCGAGGGGCTGTGGAGCGCCGACGACCCGGCGGCGTTCGTCACCCGCGAGAAGTCGGCCTGGTCGTGGACGATGATGATCTGGCAGCCCGACTGGCTCACCCCAGAGCTTGTCGCCGAGGCGATCGCGAGGGCAATGGCGAAGGCGCCCGCCGCCGGCCACGTGCGCTTCGAACGTCTCGCCGAGGGCAGCTCGGTGCAGACGCTGCACGTCGGCCCCTACGACGACGAAGGGCCGACGCTCGCGCGCCTGCATCACGAGTTCATGCCCGAGCACGGCTTGCGGTTCAACGGCCGTCATCACGAGGTGTACCTCGGCGACCCGCGCCGCGCCGCACCCGAGAAGCTCCGAACGATCCTCAGACAGCCGGTTGCGCGACGCGCGGAATGA